One Sphingopyxis macrogoltabida genomic region harbors:
- a CDS encoding carboxymuconolactone decarboxylase family protein produces the protein MPVLRQVPRSEVTDETVTAYYNRLFGDRDPVAEPGTATGTPGDWWTVFALSPDIFEHAVKGFAVYRNPARTIDPVLRELGQTRAGWVKGSQFVFSQHCKSLRGLGVSEEKIAAIAYWTVADCYNDQERAVLAYADCLSQAGGRVPLEVFDKLKTFWNDEQIFEFTYITCLYDMHAVITRALRMEYDAREDPIVEVAAPEGFSAADFLSAPRPANG, from the coding sequence ATGCCCGTCCTGCGCCAGGTTCCCCGTTCGGAAGTCACCGACGAAACCGTCACCGCTTATTACAACCGCCTGTTCGGCGACCGCGACCCCGTCGCCGAACCCGGCACCGCGACCGGCACGCCCGGCGACTGGTGGACGGTGTTCGCGCTGTCGCCCGATATATTCGAACATGCGGTCAAGGGTTTTGCCGTCTATCGCAACCCCGCGCGGACGATCGATCCGGTGCTGCGCGAACTCGGCCAGACGCGCGCCGGCTGGGTCAAGGGCAGCCAGTTCGTCTTTTCGCAGCATTGCAAGTCGCTCCGCGGCCTCGGCGTCAGCGAAGAGAAGATCGCCGCCATCGCCTATTGGACCGTCGCCGACTGTTACAACGATCAGGAACGTGCGGTGCTCGCCTATGCCGACTGCCTGAGCCAGGCCGGCGGCCGCGTCCCGCTCGAGGTGTTCGACAAGCTCAAGACCTTCTGGAACGATGAGCAGATTTTCGAATTCACCTACATCACCTGCCTCTATGACATGCACGCCGTGATCACCCGCGCGCTGCGCATGGAATATGACGCGCGCGAAGACCCGATCGTCGAAGTCGCCGCCCCCGAAGGCTTCAGCGCCGCCGACTTCCTCAGCGCGCCGCGCCCCGCGAACGGCTGA
- a CDS encoding SMP-30/gluconolactonase/LRE family protein: MSDYGTPEVVATGLRFPEGPVPMADGSVLLVEIARGTLTRVAPDGSLSVVAELGGGPNGLAIGLDGAAYVCNNGGFQWIEAGDLLFPGHAANPDACGSIERVDLATGAVTTLYDSFEGERLKGPNDIVFDADGGFWFTDHGQVRGTGRDHGAIYHAAADGSKITRQRAEMMGPNGIGLSPDGRTLYASETMTARVWAMDIVAPGTLAPPPPWAPGRFVGTPPAFRLLDSLAVEESGRICVGTMVEGGITVFDPDGRASEFVPLPDIGITNIAFGGADRRDAYITASTTGTLCRVRWPRPGARLH, translated from the coding sequence ATGAGCGACTACGGCACGCCCGAGGTCGTCGCGACGGGCCTTCGCTTTCCCGAAGGCCCGGTGCCGATGGCAGACGGGTCGGTGCTGCTGGTCGAGATCGCGCGCGGCACACTGACGCGCGTCGCGCCCGACGGGTCGCTGTCGGTCGTCGCCGAGCTCGGCGGCGGGCCGAACGGCCTCGCGATCGGTCTCGACGGCGCCGCCTATGTCTGCAACAATGGCGGCTTCCAGTGGATCGAGGCGGGCGACCTGCTCTTTCCCGGCCATGCCGCCAATCCCGATGCGTGCGGATCGATCGAGCGCGTCGACCTTGCGACCGGCGCGGTGACGACGCTCTACGACAGCTTCGAGGGCGAGCGGCTGAAAGGCCCGAACGATATCGTCTTTGACGCCGACGGCGGCTTCTGGTTCACCGATCATGGCCAAGTGCGCGGCACCGGCCGCGACCATGGCGCCATCTATCACGCCGCCGCCGACGGATCGAAGATCACGCGCCAGCGCGCCGAGATGATGGGCCCCAACGGTATCGGCCTGTCGCCCGACGGCAGGACGCTTTATGCCAGCGAGACGATGACCGCGCGCGTCTGGGCGATGGACATCGTCGCCCCCGGCACCCTCGCACCGCCCCCGCCATGGGCGCCCGGCCGCTTCGTCGGCACGCCGCCCGCCTTCCGCCTGCTCGACAGCCTCGCCGTCGAGGAAAGTGGCCGCATCTGCGTCGGCACGATGGTCGAGGGCGGGATCACCGTCTTCGACCCCGACGGGCGCGCGTCCGAGTTCGTGCCGCTGCCCGACATCGGGATCACCAACATCGCGTTCGGCGGTGCCGACCGGCGCGACGCCTATATCACCGCATCGACCACCGGCACCCTTTGCCGCGTCCGCTGGCCGCGACCGGGCGCGCGATTGCATTAA
- a CDS encoding glutathione S-transferase family protein, protein MKFYNSIGPNPRVVKLFMAEKGIEIPEVMIDLRGGENRRAPYNVEVNPAGQTPALALDDGSVLTEITAICEYLEERFPETPLIGSTAEERANTRMWTRRVDIKICEPLTNGFRFAEGLPLFEPRMRCLPEAAAGLKAIAQDGIAWLDPLIAGRDFIAGDRLSLADLMLFAFLDFGVSVGQPVDPAFANVNGWYERMKARPSANLK, encoded by the coding sequence ATGAAATTCTATAACTCCATCGGCCCCAACCCGCGCGTCGTGAAGCTGTTCATGGCCGAAAAAGGTATCGAGATTCCCGAGGTCATGATCGACCTGCGCGGCGGCGAGAACCGGCGGGCGCCCTATAATGTCGAGGTCAATCCCGCGGGTCAGACCCCGGCGCTTGCGCTCGACGACGGCAGCGTCCTCACCGAAATCACCGCGATCTGCGAATATCTGGAAGAGCGTTTTCCCGAAACGCCGCTGATCGGCAGCACGGCGGAGGAGCGCGCGAACACGCGCATGTGGACCCGCCGCGTCGATATCAAGATCTGCGAGCCGCTGACCAACGGCTTCCGCTTTGCCGAAGGCCTGCCGCTGTTCGAGCCGCGGATGCGCTGCCTGCCCGAGGCTGCGGCGGGGCTGAAAGCCATCGCGCAGGACGGCATTGCCTGGCTCGATCCGCTGATCGCGGGCCGCGACTTCATCGCCGGCGACCGGCTGAGCCTCGCCGACCTCATGCTTTTCGCTTTCCTCGATTTCGGCGTGTCGGTCGGCCAGCCGGTCGACCCGGCCTTCGCCAACGTCAATGGCTGGTACGAACGGATGAAGGCCCGCCCCAGCGCCAACCTCAAATAG
- a CDS encoding VOC family protein, protein MAATNTEFEFCGVNHLALVCKDMAKTVEFYRDILGMPLLKTLDLPGGRGQHFFFDVGNGDSIAFFWFPNAPEAVPGISAPAALPTRGSFVSAHGSMNHIAINVRAEKFDEYYQRLVDKGVEVTPILNHDNSPTQSSPEMNDDVYVRSVYFFDPDGVCLEFAAWTKVFDESDVAHDPVQADGTKREGFITGRTPVPAE, encoded by the coding sequence ATGGCTGCAACCAATACCGAATTCGAATTCTGCGGCGTCAATCACCTCGCGCTCGTATGCAAGGATATGGCGAAGACGGTCGAATTCTATCGCGACATTCTGGGCATGCCGCTGCTCAAGACACTCGATCTCCCCGGCGGGCGCGGCCAGCATTTCTTCTTCGACGTCGGCAACGGCGACAGCATTGCCTTCTTCTGGTTCCCGAACGCGCCCGAGGCGGTTCCCGGCATTTCGGCCCCCGCCGCACTGCCGACGCGCGGTAGCTTTGTTTCGGCGCACGGCTCGATGAACCATATCGCGATCAACGTCCGCGCCGAAAAGTTCGACGAATATTATCAGCGGCTGGTCGACAAGGGCGTCGAAGTCACGCCGATCCTCAACCACGACAATTCGCCGACCCAATCGTCGCCCGAAATGAACGACGACGTCTACGTCCGCTCGGTCTATTTCTTCGACCCCGACGGCGTCTGCCTCGAATTCGCGGCATGGACCAAGGTGTTTGACGAGAGCGACGTCGCGCACGATCCGGTGCAGGCCGACGGTACGAAGCGCGAAGGCTTCATCACCGGCCGCACCCCGGTGCCCGCCGAATAA
- a CDS encoding glutathione S-transferase family protein — protein MSELTIWTYDWVPEMPRGFVRDLRLRWACEEAGLPYSVRTVAFDDRATNHLEQQPFGQVPFLSDGEVEIFESGAGLLHLARKSERLMPGDPAGEAATVQWSIAALNSIEMVSVPWWFLKISGDADNKLTGWLTMRLGQLEDILSEREWLAAGRFTVADLLMADVLRVADVRAFGDRPATEAYVARVTARPAFRKAYADQIAHFEAGDAQR, from the coding sequence ATGAGCGAACTGACCATCTGGACCTATGACTGGGTGCCGGAAATGCCGCGCGGTTTCGTCCGCGACCTGCGGCTCCGCTGGGCGTGCGAAGAGGCGGGGCTTCCCTATAGCGTCCGCACCGTCGCATTCGACGATCGCGCGACCAATCACCTCGAACAGCAACCCTTCGGCCAGGTGCCGTTCCTCAGCGACGGCGAGGTCGAGATATTCGAGAGCGGTGCCGGGCTGCTCCATCTCGCACGCAAAAGCGAACGGCTGATGCCCGGAGACCCGGCGGGCGAAGCGGCAACGGTGCAATGGTCGATCGCCGCGCTCAATTCGATCGAGATGGTCTCGGTGCCGTGGTGGTTCCTGAAAATCTCGGGCGATGCCGACAACAAGCTGACCGGATGGCTGACCATGCGCCTCGGCCAGCTCGAGGACATATTAAGCGAACGCGAGTGGCTGGCGGCCGGGCGCTTCACCGTCGCCGACCTGCTGATGGCCGACGTACTGCGCGTTGCCGATGTCCGCGCGTTCGGCGACCGGCCGGCGACCGAAGCCTATGTCGCGCGCGTCACCGCTCGCCCCGCCTTCCGGAAGGCCTATGCCGACCAGATCGCCCATTTCGAGGCGGGCGACGCCCAGCGCTGA
- a CDS encoding long-chain-fatty-acid--CoA ligase, with the protein MIDLDAIRTLADIPAAQARARGQATAVKFGARETSFAELDARSNRVANALIASGIVPGDRVSALTKNHDGWYPLFFGTARARACFAPINCRLAPGEIGFILGDAGPKLLFVGEDFFDCALAAVAGLASPPRLIALYGDHPAFEPFEAWLAGASDAPPADPPQLADDVLQLYTSGTTGLPKGVVLTNANYRTFLEAATEVDGFAYGEDETVMIVMPLFHVAGTNVSFSGLAQGGRLVLVKDFTAPDAVRMLREEGVAHAFLAPAMIQMMLLQPDADGAAYPELKSIAYGASPIAEDVLRRARATFGCDFVQFYGMTESAGGGSYLSPAAHDLPGKLTSCGQPWPGAAMAILDGEGKELGEGEIGEIAIRGGIVMKEYWNRAAATEETLAGGWLHTGDVGYRDADGFYYVHDRIKDMIVSGGENVYPAEVESAIMGCPGVADVAVIGIPDDKWGEAVMALVVASADLRPEPADVIAWARERIAAYKAPKRVDYIDALPRNPSGKVLRRELRAPYWEGRDRAVG; encoded by the coding sequence ATGATCGATCTGGACGCCATCCGGACGCTGGCCGACATACCGGCGGCGCAGGCGCGGGCACGGGGGCAAGCAACTGCGGTGAAGTTCGGGGCGCGCGAGACGAGTTTCGCCGAACTCGATGCGCGATCGAACCGCGTTGCGAACGCCCTGATCGCCTCTGGCATCGTGCCGGGCGACCGGGTCTCGGCGCTGACCAAAAATCATGACGGCTGGTATCCGCTGTTCTTCGGCACCGCGCGGGCGCGTGCCTGCTTTGCGCCGATCAACTGCCGCCTAGCGCCGGGCGAGATCGGCTTCATCCTCGGCGATGCGGGGCCGAAATTGCTGTTCGTCGGCGAGGATTTCTTCGATTGCGCGCTGGCTGCGGTCGCGGGGCTGGCTTCGCCGCCGCGGCTGATCGCGCTGTACGGCGACCATCCGGCGTTCGAACCGTTCGAGGCGTGGCTGGCGGGCGCATCCGACGCGCCGCCGGCAGACCCGCCGCAGCTCGCCGACGACGTACTCCAGCTCTATACCAGCGGCACGACGGGCCTGCCCAAGGGCGTCGTACTGACCAACGCCAATTACCGGACCTTCCTTGAGGCCGCGACCGAGGTCGACGGCTTTGCCTATGGCGAGGACGAGACGGTGATGATCGTCATGCCGCTGTTCCATGTCGCGGGGACGAACGTCAGTTTCTCGGGGCTGGCGCAGGGCGGGCGGTTGGTGCTGGTCAAGGATTTCACCGCCCCCGACGCGGTGCGGATGCTGCGCGAGGAAGGGGTAGCGCATGCTTTCCTCGCCCCGGCGATGATCCAGATGATGCTGCTCCAGCCCGATGCCGACGGCGCGGCCTATCCGGAGCTCAAATCGATCGCCTATGGCGCGTCGCCGATCGCCGAGGATGTATTGCGCCGCGCGCGGGCGACCTTCGGCTGCGATTTCGTGCAATTTTACGGGATGACCGAATCCGCCGGCGGCGGTTCCTATCTGTCGCCCGCCGCGCATGACCTGCCCGGCAAGCTGACCTCGTGCGGCCAGCCCTGGCCGGGGGCGGCGATGGCGATCCTCGATGGCGAGGGCAAGGAACTCGGCGAGGGCGAAATCGGCGAGATCGCGATCCGCGGCGGCATCGTGATGAAGGAATATTGGAACCGCGCCGCGGCGACCGAGGAAACGCTTGCTGGGGGCTGGCTCCACACCGGCGACGTCGGCTACCGCGATGCCGACGGCTTTTATTATGTTCACGACCGGATCAAGGACATGATCGTGTCGGGGGGCGAGAATGTCTATCCGGCCGAGGTCGAAAGCGCGATCATGGGGTGCCCCGGGGTCGCCGATGTCGCGGTGATCGGCATCCCCGACGACAAATGGGGCGAGGCGGTGATGGCGCTGGTGGTTGCGTCGGCGGACCTCCGCCCCGAACCCGCCGATGTCATCGCCTGGGCGCGCGAGCGGATCGCGGCGTACAAGGCGCCGAAGCGCGTCGACTATATCGATGCGTTGCCGCGCAACCCGTCGGGCAAGGTGCTGCGCCGCGAACTGCGCGCGCCTTATTGGGAGGGACGTGACCGCGCCGTAGGCTGA
- a CDS encoding 5-methyltetrahydropteroyltriglutamate--homocysteine methyltransferase → MPTTIVGSYPQPDWLIDRERLKASLPPRVRAETLWRIPEPWLADAQEAATLMAIRDQEELGIDIVGDGEMRRESYSNRLATALSGIDSEKHGTAVDRTGNANPVPLVSGPIRRVAPIEAQDAAFLRRHSTKPVKLTLPGPFTMTQQAENGYYPDARALAMDYADAVNAEVKDLFAAGVDVVQLDEPYLQARAAEANSYAIEAINRALEGVGGTTALHICFGYAMVHHGAGATGPKPKAYDFLAELEASAIDVISIEAAQPGLDPAILAELPTKTIMYGVLDLSIPDVETPEVVAGRIREALRYVDAERLWIAPDCGMKYHSREHSQAKLKTMVDGTALVRAELA, encoded by the coding sequence TTGCCGACGACGATCGTCGGAAGCTACCCCCAGCCCGACTGGCTGATCGACCGCGAACGGCTGAAGGCCAGCCTGCCCCCGCGCGTCCGCGCCGAGACGCTGTGGCGCATCCCCGAACCGTGGCTCGCCGATGCGCAGGAAGCGGCAACGCTGATGGCGATTCGCGATCAGGAAGAACTTGGCATCGACATCGTCGGCGACGGCGAAATGCGCCGCGAAAGCTATTCGAACCGCCTCGCGACCGCGCTGTCGGGAATCGATAGCGAAAAGCACGGCACCGCGGTCGACCGCACCGGCAATGCCAACCCGGTGCCACTCGTCTCGGGCCCGATCCGCCGCGTCGCGCCGATCGAGGCGCAGGATGCAGCGTTCCTCCGCCGCCATTCGACCAAACCGGTGAAGCTCACCCTGCCCGGCCCGTTCACGATGACGCAGCAAGCGGAAAATGGCTATTATCCCGACGCGCGGGCGCTCGCGATGGACTATGCCGACGCGGTCAATGCCGAGGTGAAGGATCTGTTCGCGGCGGGTGTCGATGTCGTCCAGCTCGACGAACCCTATCTGCAGGCACGCGCCGCCGAGGCGAACAGCTATGCGATCGAGGCGATCAACCGCGCGCTCGAGGGGGTCGGCGGCACGACCGCGCTGCATATCTGTTTCGGCTATGCGATGGTGCACCATGGCGCCGGCGCAACGGGGCCGAAGCCCAAGGCCTATGATTTTCTCGCCGAACTCGAAGCGTCGGCGATCGACGTCATCTCGATCGAAGCGGCACAGCCGGGGCTCGACCCGGCGATCCTCGCCGAACTGCCCACCAAGACGATCATGTACGGCGTGCTCGATCTGTCGATTCCCGATGTGGAAACTCCCGAGGTCGTCGCCGGCCGCATCCGCGAGGCGCTGCGTTATGTCGACGCCGAACGGCTGTGGATCGCGCCCGATTGCGGGATGAAATATCACAGCCGCGAGCATAGCCAGGCCAAGCTGAAGACAATGGTCGACGGGACCGCACTGGTGCGGGCCGAACTCGCCTGA
- a CDS encoding alpha/beta fold hydrolase, translated as MSLPIVLITGQLLTDAVWQPLLDAWADREVIVADNRSDDTIEGFAQRLLDNAPPKFALVAHAMGGFVAFDVMRRAPGRVAKLALISTLASADGPAQTARRQGYIDLVESGNFDQVVEERIPILFPEEKRNDERLLGIARAMAADTGADTFLAQQRAIMARIDSRPRLGEIAVPTLLIWGEKDGITSRAHHDEIADAIPGARLEVIAGAGHLPTVEAPEVLVPLLTDFIDA; from the coding sequence TTTGACCGACGCCGTGTGGCAGCCACTCCTCGATGCATGGGCGGACCGCGAGGTGATCGTCGCCGACAATCGCAGCGACGATACGATCGAGGGCTTCGCGCAGCGCCTGCTCGACAACGCCCCGCCCAAATTCGCGCTTGTCGCGCACGCGATGGGCGGCTTCGTCGCGTTCGATGTGATGCGCCGCGCGCCCGGACGCGTTGCGAAGCTTGCTCTGATCTCGACGCTCGCTTCGGCCGACGGCCCGGCGCAGACGGCGCGGCGGCAGGGCTATATCGACCTTGTCGAGAGCGGCAATTTCGATCAGGTTGTCGAAGAACGCATCCCGATCCTCTTTCCCGAAGAGAAGCGGAATGACGAACGACTGCTCGGAATCGCGCGGGCGATGGCGGCCGATACCGGCGCCGACACCTTCCTTGCGCAGCAGCGCGCGATCATGGCGCGTATCGACAGCCGCCCGCGGCTCGGGGAGATCGCGGTGCCGACGCTGCTGATCTGGGGCGAGAAGGACGGCATCACCAGCCGGGCGCATCATGACGAGATTGCAGATGCGATTCCGGGGGCGCGGCTCGAAGTGATTGCGGGCGCGGGGCATCTGCCGACGGTCGAGGCACCGGAGGTTTTGGTACCGTTGTTGACGGATTTTATCGACGCCTGA